Genomic DNA from Danio rerio strain Tuebingen ecotype United States chromosome 22, GRCz12tu, whole genome shotgun sequence:
aaataaatctaggcATTGATAAATTAATCTTCAGACCGTTCAGAACAGAAAGCAGCTAATATGATATAAATCTCCCAAATTATGACGTCACATCCTGTAGTGGATTATTTTTTGGAGGATGATGAGCAAGACCCATTCTTGGATAAAGCTGATGGAAGAATTTGAACAAAAGTTTGTCTCATATACGTACCTTTTTATCTGATAAATTTAATGCTATCATCTGTACAGCTGGTGCAGACACTTAAGAgcactatagtcatttatattgtttacatgtatctatattacatttatattacatttatatatttattgacattttctaCTGATATTTGATTTGACAAATAAAGCTGCTGAAGCACCCaatagtttatttgtttttatatttatcagtTATACAAAACTTAAAGAATATTTCCATAAATGTGTCATACatgtctgctgtttattttaccGTCCTGATAAGAAGCCTGCTAGAGAGCAAGACATCCTAAAattgctgagtgtgtgtgtgtgtgtgctgtactgAAGGAGACATGAAGACTGGAGCTGAATTTCCCCTCTGGTTCTCTTGACCACAGAAATATCCTCTTGTTATGTCTGACCTTTGTTTTCTTGTCGCCCAAGTTATTCGAGATTTTGTTCTCAATTGTACGCATGTGCAGATTTCAAGTTGATCTATGTTAGAACCAATCAGGTTAAAACATCTATATGTATGCGTCTCACAGTTAGAGACGTTATGTCAGACTACAAGTGTTGTTGATTTGATATTATATACAGACTTTGGGCTGACCATcagtttgaaaaaaaacaaatgtcttgAGCCAGGACACTGCCACTccaccaaccatcacagtagatGATTACCAGCTTGATGTCGTCCACCAGTTCACGTACTTGGGCTCCACCATCACCGATAACCTCTCCCTGGATGCTGAGCTTGACAGGAGGATCGGGAAGGCAGCCTCTACTCTAGCCCGCCTGACAACCCGAGTGTGGACAAACCATAGGCTTACAACTGCAACAAAGATGGCAGTGTACAATGCTTGCGTCATCAGCACTCTGCTGTATGGGAGTGAGACATGGACCACCTATGCAAGACAGGAGAGGAGACTGAACACCTTCCACCTAAGAGGTCTGCGTCGCGTTCTGGGCATTACCTGGCAGGACAAAGTCTCCAGTGTTGggaaggttactttggaaatgtaatagattacagattacaaattaccctatttaaaatgtaataagttactgtaatttttgattacttttaatttcctaataaacattttcaactaaataattttcaagcatttataccgAGCAGGAGTGAGCTTACagtagctctgtttactgttagaatctcaaaagctttcatcacttaaataaaattaatttaatttatttaaatttacagtagagccaccacaaaaccagactttatcacaaaaacatgtttactgttgttacaaaatcaCAATGTTAGTTAGTTGTGCAGGTGATTTATgtggcatttgcaataaaaaaatacatctaatttttgaaattttcatttttaaatcgaagccacttaaatccaaatcaatcgcatcttagtgatcaataaaactgccaatgaaacatatgaggcagaacagttcatttaaattatttactgtaactaatatgctgtaccaaacaggaataaaatatagtacataacagcaaaaacaaaaaaatccaattaaaccaggtgttacacattttaaacaatatttatccacgatctgtaaatgtagcttgtgtggacactactgcgctacttcactaataaaatagcttcgctactgtgaAAAGCTATTCGATTTTTTAGCGACGCTACtgtcacgctactgagaaatgtagttaagctagctaCACTGTTAATGTGATAACATCACTTTGGCCAGAGGAGTCTGCTGGTGCCCTGAAATTCACAAATCGATAactttataaatcataatatatcattagaaatgaaagggtctgtttttatttctgtacactCACGATAACgacaaaaacatttgcttttataaaacaaagaaatgCTAGCTTACATACCTGCAGATGCTTCCTCATGCTTTTCAATGGCAAAGAGGATTAGACATGGTGCGCCCATGGccattaatttgatttaacagtaggggggacaataaatataacatttcttatgagcaatttttaaaagattttttgaaggcgacacaaataatacagctgaATTGTACTTCTAAAGATATGTCTccgcagttaaaaatggttttattgttCATATTACAGCATGGAGACTACATCATTATggttattttcaaagtttttctcaggttcaatgacaaagcaaatttttctttcaaaactatttattgcattgttgtgttgtttacagtcaacagactgactcctgaagcCGAATAAATGCAGGAATAGAcgttttccatactcataataactaactggtgtacattacacttgttaaattgagagatcatattgtaaattggcgagcctgtgaggttcatctgctaaacagccacaactcagaaaacattttaaaaatttgttcacccctaaaagaattgtcattatcccttcaataaagaacaacacccttacctgacactgtacatctgactgaccctgctctgtctgatcctcaatcatttctttctcctctgcctgtgattgataatgtgacattagtattttcataagcactcattctgaaagccaaattgcttaatatgtgaactttttgtacttggagttttgttgcactgaaaaattatcttatgtccattttccttttctctgtcattttatcattgaggtaaagttggttttaaatttgcACATTCAGCCTCTCATAATATAACCTCAGAAGAGTATTCATTGgaaattctaaatagtaaaattatattagcagccaacaaccatcaaagtacagcattgtttacagttagTGTTAATATTATATTGGTTTACCTAAAGGTTCTATAAAGACGTTGCAActgatacaaaatacagcagccagagttttaatgaaattgaagACACAAGAACATATCACAGCAGCATTAATAGAATACATTTTaggattcttttattagtttataaggcaCTACACAACATGACACCTTTCATACTTTTCTGACTgcttatcaaaatataatccaaaccgtttgctacgctcttctagcactcgacttttagaatttcactttgtaaatccgatgcgatctggcggcacttcttttagtCACTATGCTTCAAAATCTGGGAATTGTCACCCAAATGAAGTAAAAGAATCCACcagaatttatttttagaaaGCTTGTTAAGAagcacctttttaaaattgcgtatgaataTAAGTTTGTGAAGTTTATGCAATTTATGTATATTGTGTAGGTTTATGTACATATGCATGtacggtgtgtgtgcatgtatgtaaagaatattgtgtgtgattgtgtagatgtatgcttttatctgagtatatattttgctttaattgtctaatatacatttttttgtatttggtttattttacaatgcctgtttgttgtttgtgaagtgcctccatgtatgtaggaaaagtgctatacaaataaaatgtattattattattattattaatgttgttttgaagtaaaacttgcatgagatttcagttcaaatattcaaagtaccatggtaaacaatgtatggagctgttactgaatgaatgtgcgaatataaaaccaactttacctcaatcattttATCTAGTCCACGACactgcaagtttatttatactgtagcacattttatacacaatgctaattcaaagtgctttacatcaaGAATgaaaaactatcataaaaatcatcacaacaataaaaacaaggacattttatattttaaataaatttagtcACCTAAGAACAGAACTGaaattgattatacaaaaaataaagtggGGCTTgtttggacgtagcacagtgctcatttagcaaatccacagataaacaatatgctaattgtggccgttaatgtaaagttaacattatgctaagtcgtcacaaatgaaacaatgcaCTTTGGCGTATTATTTTGCAGTACACTAACGTATGCAACAAGCTAAACAAGCATACGTTAACCACATGAGTAATTTTAACcgctaatacagcagattcatggacaTTGGTAATCTGCATTTTTGCCGCAACTAATTTATAAATGATTCTGCATTAACTTTGAAGAGAATCgctttatttaatgtgattaataCACCATACTTACTCAAATTCAACATTTACCCGTAGCCACACACCTAtcttctgtctgtctttttttttttttttttttttatgctttaaacaaCATATACATGACAATACAGCAAACAAAACAGTGCCAGGGTGAtagaaagtaaatgataacatcaatacataaaataaaacaaacataaaaataagagtATAAATACTTAACTAAAAATTCTTACAAATATAATCAAGCAGGACCTTTACattaatcaaatattttgaaaCTAGAGCACAGTTGGACAGTTTTAATGGCCTTTCGATTAGCACTATGCTGAATagtgcaaaagtaatttttcagttccttataaaacacagtaaaacaaggttttttgttggaaaatttacacttatgaatatgaaacttaattagcaaaataaataggttaataaCAAAAGCTTCATTATTCAAATTATCATAATTAAAATACCCAAAAATTACAGTTTCATAATGCAAATTAAAGTTAAAGAGTACCCTTTTCTTTATAAAAACAGAAGCATCATACCAGAGCTTTTTAACATAACCACAGTGCCAGAAAAGGTGGGGTACAGTTTCCaaaagcaaagaacaaaaagagcaatttatatcaatatcctttttaaatttacttaGGAAATGTTTAACCGGATAGAATTTATGAATTAGTTTAAAAGatatttcttttatcttatttgtaaCCAAAAATTTGTGAGGCAATGACCAAATACTTTCCCATTTAGGAATTCTTACAAAATTATTCCAATAGGTAATAGAGCAAGGTTTAGATACAACTTGATTTACAATTAGAGAGCGAATAGATTTGTTATTTTTAGACTGTGAGAAACAAATTTTACCACACACTGTATCAACTAGTTTGATTATGGGCTTATTAATCCAAGTTACACCTCTAAATAAGGAAACAATATTAGAATTAATTGCAGAGAAAACAAGAGAAAATTCCTTGGGAGTTACAGGAAAGTTAAAATGTACAAGAAACTCGTCATATGTCATAAGATACCCTTGAGTGTTAAATAATTGACAAACTAAAACAATACCCTTTTCAAACCACCTCTTCAAAAAGATACTCTTGCATTTATACAAAATACATCTATTGTTCCAAATAAAATAACGTTGTGGTGAAAAATTGTGCTTGTAGATCAGTTTCCACGCCAACAAGGCTTGAGCATGAAAAGCAGAGAGCTTCACTGGTAATTTCTCAATTTTATAAtcgcataataataaaaaggaaagaCCTCCAAGTTggtcaaaaataaaattgggaatAAAATTCCAGAAAGAAGGTTTATTTAGACAAAACTTTAACCAATTAATTTTAAGAGTATTATTTAGAGAAGAGAAATCCAAAAAGTCAAGACCCCCATTTTTAAGGGAATTTAAAACAACAGATTTGCGCATGTAGTGTACACGATTCTTccataagaaattaaataaaatcgtATCAATAGACTTGACTGTTTTATTATCTAGATATAAGGTTGAAGCAAAATAGGTTAATCTAGAAATTCCTTCTGCTTTTGAAAGAAGAACTCTGCCCTTTAAGGACAAATCCCTTAATAACCAAAGATTGAATTTACTTTTTATCCTTTCGAAAACAGGGTTAAAGTTTAAGGAAACTCTGTCTTGTTCTTTTTTTGAAATGACAACACCTAAATAGTTAACGGCTTCTTTAACTGGTATACCTTCTACAGATAATAGGGGAGAGTTTTTTAAAgctaatatttcacattttttaaggTTAAGGTGCAAACCCGAGGCTTTAGAGAACAACTGAATGGATTTGATAGCCTGATGAACCTGGTTTGAGTCTTTTAAAAATAAGGCTGTATCGTCCGctaactgactaattaaaataTTTCGTCCAGCAATTTGAATTCCATCTAGTTTACTTGCCTTAATAAAGTGACAGAAGACTTGGCCTACTATAAGAAATAAGTATACAGAGGCTGGACAGCCCTGCCGAATTCCTCTTTCTAGTAGAAATCTCTGTGTAGTTCCATGTCCTAATTTCACTGAGCTATTTCCCCCAGCATACATTGTACTCATTGCATTACAAAAGTAGGGTCCAAAACCGAATTTTTCTAAACAAAAATAGATGAAAGGATGCTCAATGGTGTCAAAAGCTTTGAAGAAatccaaaaacaaaattaaactatcATCTTGAATAAAATCTGAATAATCAATTAGGTCAAAAACAAGtctaatgttattaaaaatgtgaCGATTTTTCATAAAACCTGACTGATTTTCATCAATAATGGAGTGTAAAACCAACTTAAAACGCTTTGAAAAAATAAGGGCAAACAATTTATAATCGTTATTAAGTAAACTGATGGGTCTCCAGTTATCTAAAAGAAGTGTATCCTTTTTAGGTTTAGGTATCAAACAAATGACACCTTGTTTCATACTAACAGGGAGCTCAGAACAGTTTAAACCTTCTATAAACACTTGGAGAAGGAACGGAGATACTAAATCAGAATATAGTTTATAGAATTCGGCTGTTATCCCATCACTACCAGGTGACTTGTTaccttttaaatgcaaaattgcTTCCTTAACCTCACTAATAGTAATTGGTGAGTCACACACAGTTTTTTCATCATTACTAATAGAATTAATATCACCAAGAAATGTTGTAAAGGTATCCAGATCAACTATATTAAATTTTGATTTATACAAATTGGAATAAAACTTATAACAATGTTGGGAAATTTCTTTGGGATTTTCAGAAACAAGCTCTCCAATTTTTAATTGACAAATAGAGTTATGTTTTGACCTATTTTTTTCAAGCTTGAAAAAACAGGAAGACATTTGTTCACCATATTCAAGCCACCTTTGCCTTGACCTTATAAAAGCCCCTTCTGcttttaatttgtataaattatcCAACTTGAATTGCAAATCAATTAAGTGTTCCTTCTGGATATCAGAGAGATTTTCAGGCAGGATCCCGGTAATAGATGAAATTTCGCTAACAATATTAGTTTCCTCAAGACGCTTAGTTTTAGCCAAATTAGCACTAAATTTTCTGAAGAATTTTCCAATTTCATATTTTAACAGTTCCCAATTAATACCAAATGAGCTTTCCTGTTTAGCTTTATTCCAATAAAGACCTATAAGCCTTTCTAGCTCTACTTTAACCTCATTATGTTCAAGTAAAGAACTGTTCATTTTCCAATAAGAGCAGCCCTTGTTAAGTTTAGAATCAGAAGAAAATAAGATTTTAATGGAAACAGCCTTATGATCTGTTAGTGGCGTTGTTGAgatatcaatataaatattatctttaTCAAGGTTTCTGGAGACTAACCAAAAGTCAATTCTTGAAAGTCTAGAAGAATTTTTATTGCTCCATGTATAAGttctattatttacattttgaatCCTCCAAATATCTATAAGCTCTAACCTATCCATAAAAGCTTTCAgagttgtatttgaatttgacgaGCGACCAGGTGGCCATCTATCAAGAGATTCATTTAGGACAGTATTAAAATCACCACCAATTACTAAATATGCATTTGGGAATTTTGACTGCCAATAAGTAAGCTTATCttctaaaataaatagtaattgaTCATTTTCAGCTTTAGAATTATACCCATAGTAATTAACAAGAATAAGGTTCACATTATAacactttaaaagtaacaaaataaaatgccCGCTTTCATCACAGTAAGTGTGCAACACATCACctgcaaaataattttttaaactggATACTCCAGCAGAGTGGTTTGTACCATGTGAGAACCATATCTCGCTACCCCACTGCGATTTCCAAAAATTAACATCAGTAACTTCTGAATGAGACtcttgaaaaaacacaaaattagaactaaattgcctagaaaacaaaaataaggcCTTGTGTTTAACAGCATCTCTTAAACCCCTGGCGTTTAAGGACACCACAGATAAAGACATTTAAAGAACACACAAACAATGGAACAATTAACCTGTTTAAGGAAAGTTGTGTTGGCTCAGATAACTTTTGTAATTATGAAAATATATTCTCCAAAAAAGGTCTCAAAATAAAAAACCCTCAAAAGAGCAGCACCATCTTAAACGACAAAAATTTGcaaaaagaacttttttttttttttataacaaataaaatatatataataagagGCAGACTCTAAATTGTATGCAACAATTCCATGTCAATGTTTGAAAAGTGCACAAtaaaagtcaaagtcaaaatgCTAAAAGTCTGAAGGCAATTTATGTATGCAGGATAATTTCTCCCTGTCCTTGAATGTAAGCTCTGCCTCCGACAAAAAAGGCCGTCTTCCCATCCGCACGTGCTTTTTGAACCTCGGGCCACAACTTTTTTCTCCTTTCACGGTCTCCCGCTGAGAAATCTTCCATGAAACGCAGACCACTCTCTTTCAAATATGAAGAATTCTTCGCGGCTTTCCAGATAGCATCTCTGTACGAACGAACAGAAAACTGCATAATGGTCACCCTGGGACGCTCCTTGGGACCACCTTGCTGCATCTTCCCGAGACGATGGACCACATCAATAACATCTGAGAGCTTATCCTTTGCACTTGGAAGAACATTTTGGCAGATTTTGACCACTTCAAGCCGAATGTCTTGCACAGATTCAGGAATTCCAGCTATCCTCAAATTACGTCTTCTTAAATAAGTTTCCATATCATCTATCCTTCGCTGCATATGAGCCACAGGCTGTTCGACATCATCCATGCATTTCTCAAGATTAGTAACTTTCTCAACGACAGCTTTCAGTTCAATAGACATATCCGAGATCTTTTTCTCTATTCCGTCTGATCGGCTGTTGATTAACTGAGTTATGTCTGACAACTGTGATGATATATCAACTCGAGTGTCATCACTTGCTCTTTTCTTTATGACTGGAGATTTACACGGAGTAACAGGCAGCGCAGGAAACTCTTCTTCAGCTAAACAGAAGGCATCATCTTCCCTCATGCAGGAAACAACATAATCATGGCCCGTAGTGGCCGGTGAGCATGCGTTAAAGCTAACGCTAACGTTAGCCGTCTTAGCATCAGCCGAAGAATTACCTGAGTGACCACGTTTACGCCCCATGACAACGCGATTCCGGGAAAAACGTAGAATTAACAACTACATAAAACGATAAACACTATGTACGACAAGTTAAAAGTTCTTTTATACTATCTAAATACTTATGGTGCAGGAGCTCGAACAAACACGTCTGATCAGGTAGCCATCTTGGCCGGACCCCctatcttctgtctgtctgtctgtgactgTGTGTGACAGGAAGCGTGTACGTGAGGAGTAGGTGGATCAAACCACTTTGAGGAAGCGGGGGTGAActctttctaaatgcattttaaataataaatgcgggttttttttctacttagacaattattttaggtatacacacatatattcttcaaaatagagagtgcgtttatatatatacatatatatattttatttggtgaGGAGGACAATGAACTTGTTCCCCCCGGGATTTACGCCCGTGGTTGCGCCGCAAATCAAAAGCATCCGCGCTTGaataaatggccttagcagaagccatcgtgcatatcaaaaacaggcaaagcaatagatttatattattcaacatataacagagatttaaagaaaaagattagatgtaaccccatttgtaatttttaacattttcaaaagtaactgtaatttaattacatatttttcttagtaactgtaactaattactgttacttttattttgtaattaaattacgtaacggcgttacatgtaactagttgcTCCCCAACACTGAACATACCAGTGCTCCTATTGGTCTGTTTTCCTCAACCCATTGAAGTGCCATTAGTATTGCCAGCATTTCTCCAGTATACACTGAAAGTTAATCTGATAttcttttaataactttaattctAAAATCTATTACTGTGTATGCTACCCCCACTCTATTTCCACTATCTTTAgatgcatctgtatatatttacaCGTTTAAAATATTTGTCTTTAATATATGTTTGCACCATTTGAATATTAAAATTGCCCTCTGCActcttatctcttctttttaccaGTGATGTATCAACAATGGGTTTTGGTAGTAACCATTCAGGAGTATTTGACCATGGTACTGTTGGACTAATAACCATATCGGGTAGGTGTTTCTCAcaactgttaaataaataaataaataaataaatatatatatataaaaaaaactggttCCGCTGGTCAATCCTCCTCCTGTTGTCCTCTGTGGGAATGCAGACCGGTGTGAAGTACAGGTGTCGCTCATTACCACTCACACCAGCGGCCTATAAACATGAATCAGTAAAGACGACATGCACAGTTGCAGACAAAAGTAGAATCATGTTCTCTCTCGGTTTAGTGATCACATGTGAGTTTCTTTTTGGGTTTGACAAGTAGATgttctgtgattttatttttggctGCACTGGTGTGTAGGGAATAGTTTCCCTGTAGTTTAAGTTTTCTGTTAATTATAATGTGAATATGATTAGCAGTAAAAAGGTGTCTTAATCAGTtcttctgtgtttgtttttcagtcattttactGAACTCAAGCCTGCTGATATCAGCGAGTGGTGGACATGGTCATGGACATGGTCACGGTGGACATGATCATGATCACGGTCATGACTATGACTACTGTAGGAGGTCCACTAGTAAGAGTTTGATATTCTAAGAAACCTTAAATTCATTTGAACCTAGTGATGCTTGACATTTATTTCTTTGCTCCATTAATGCTCTGTGTGACCCTTCTTTCTCAGAAACTGAAACTGCATGTGAGGGCTCTATCCTGCGTCTTACCTGTCCTGGTAAGATGAAGTCGCAATCCATTAAATAAGTGTTTtgcaaatactgtttttttttttttttttttttttttttttttttttttgtgttacatgggctttttttttttcatacccccccccccccccccccccccSCCCCCGCCCCCATGTAAGGTCGTAAGATCAGGATCCTTGGTGCAAACTATGGGCGTACAGATAGAAAAACCTGCATTCAGAACCGTCCACCACATGAAATCAGAAAAACCAACTGCCGTTCATCCAGCTCTCTGTCCATAGTGTCATCATGGTATGGATTTCACAGACCTTTGTTTGTGTTGTGCATTAACTGATCTCTGGTTGCTATTGGGTCAGTTTGAGCATATTGTAGCTACAGCTGGAATGAATTGAGTCCTGTTCTTACTTAAACGGTTTTCATGAATTTGTCATTGTGTAGGTGTGATGGACGTCAGAGCTGCAATGTACCAGCCACCAACAGTGTATTCTCTGATCCCTGTTATGGCACATACAAGTACCTGAGAGTCAAATACTGCTGCTTGCGTAAGTTATTATACTAGGCAAAGAAGCTCCATTACTAGTGTTTCGCTTGCCTCAAGCTTTGGGTTAATTTTTCTTGCAGGTCGTAGGAGCTGATCTTGCTGATTTTTGTATGATTTCTCTGCCAGCGTCTCCCCTACATTGACGTTCAACTTAATAAATGCTTAATGAAAATAATTTGTGGGTTtgttatttttgataaatttgttaaataaatatttttaaatctgttAGTACAGATTACTTTTACTCAGGCAGGGATGCTAAGCCCTGTTCTTGCAGATTTACCTTCCTGCTTAATAAAGCTACGACCCTCAAACACACCCGAACCAATTAATGAtaacctgaacagcacttgatgaTTACAGGCAGGAGTGTTTTTGatgtgggttgcaactgaaatctccaGAAAGGTCGATCTCTAGGTACAGGGTTGAGCACCTCTGTACTAGGgcaaatgcactgcaaaaaatgcttttctttcttagattttaatttttttctgtccaAATATTGAAACTTTGTAAATTTATAGCAGAATTTGCTATACAAGCAAAACAATTAACTTGATTTCAAAAATATGCCAATATCAAATTAGTATttccttaacaaaaaaaaaaacccttttttcttttgatataaGGTAGGTGTGTTTCATTATGGGTTGTAACCATACAtggcaggaaggtagatctctagATACGGGTTCTAGCACCCCTCCACTAGGGCAAATGTTTATGGTAAAATGCTGTCAGATTTAGCTTACGAAGGCTACAATTGCTGTAGTCCTAATTTAAACTTGTCAAACATGGGATGATTTCCTATACCTACTGTAGGATCTGTTTGTTAACAATTGCTTGTTCAGACCAAATTAGGATAATGGAATACTGGCTgggtctttattattatttttttaaatgaaagttaaAACAACCGAGAAATTGaccatttttgtttttcatttgcccacaaaaaaataaaaaaaacaattttggctCTTTGTTCTAAAGGGAAGGGAAATGGATAAATGACTTTATTCATTATCAACATGTCGGCAGTTCCAAAACGTTAGTTATAACGAAAAAtgtccataatgatgctctaaactgggttGAGTAACAACTTTTTTAGAGAAAAGCCCATAATTGATTTGTGCGAATGATATACTTTACAtgcacatacatttaaaataagatccaatattaaaaaaaataataataataaattagaagaaaaaaatggaTATATTGAAAGCTAC
This window encodes:
- the si:ch211-154a22.8 gene encoding uncharacterized protein isoform X1 yields the protein MGFGSNHSGVFDHGTVGLITISVILLNSSLLISASGGHGHGHGHGGHDHDHGHDYDYCRRSTKTETACEGSILRLTCPGRKIRILGANYGRTDRKTCIQNRPPHEIRKTNCRSSSSLSIVSSWCDGRQSCNVPATNSVFSDPCYGTYKYLRVKYCCLRRRS
- the si:ch211-154a22.8 gene encoding uncharacterized protein LOC566692 precursor: MFSLGLVITFILLNSSLLISASGGHGHGHGHGGHDHDHGHDYDYCRRSTKTETACEGSILRLTCPGRKIRILGANYGRTDRKTCIQNRPPHEIRKTNCRSSSSLSIVSSWCDGRQSCNVPATNSVFSDPCYGTYKYLRVKYCCLRRRS